A genomic segment from Glycine max cultivar Williams 82 chromosome 1, Glycine_max_v4.0, whole genome shotgun sequence encodes:
- the LOC100778942 gene encoding uncharacterized protein encodes MVFCTINDFPAYGNLSGYSVKGHHACPICETNTSFLQLKHGKKTVYTRHRRFFKHYHPYRRLKKAFDGSQEHETVPNPLNGNEFYHRVKDVINMFGKSQKKPSSDANMWKKNSIFFDLPYWSNLHVRHCINVMHVEKNVCDSLIGTLLNIKGKTKDGLKCRQDLVHMGIRQVLHPISKGPRTYLPPACYTMSTAEKRSFCQCLRSLKVPQGYSSNVKSLVSVNDLKLVGLKSHDCHVLMQQLLPVAIRGTLPDKVRVAITHLCFLFNAICVKVIDPKQLDDLENEVVVVLCQMEMYFPSSFFDIMVHLVVHLVREIRLCGPVFLRWMYPVECYMKVLKGYTKTQHRPEASIMERYVVEECIEFSL; translated from the coding sequence ATggtattttgtaccattaatgactttccagcctACGGGAACTTAAGTGGATATAGTGTCAAAGGACATCACGCATGCCCTATATGTGAGACTAATACTAGTTTCCTGCAACTTAAACATGGAAAGAAGACTGTATATACCAGGCATCGAAGATTTTTCAAACATTATCATCCATATCGGCGATTGAAGAAGGCGTTTGATGGAAGTCAGGAACATGAAACCGTGCCAAATCCATTAAATGGCAATGAATTTTATCACCGGGTAAAGGATGTCATAAATATGTTTGGGAAGTCCCAAAAAAAACCATCATCTGATGCAAAcatgtggaaaaaaaattcaatattctttgatcttccatactggtcCAATCTTCATGTCAGGCATTGTATAAACgtcatgcatgtggagaaaaatgtttgtgattctTTAATTGGCACCCTCcttaacattaaaggcaagacaaaggatggtttgaagTGTCGTCAAGACTTGGTTCACATGGGTATACGTCAGGTGTTGCATCCTATCTCAAAAGGTCCGCGAACATATCTGCCCCCAGCATGTTACACAATGTCAACTGCCGAGAAGAGAAGTTTTTGTCAATGTCTGCGTAGTctgaaagtcccacaaggatactcttcaaatgtCAAGAGCCTTGTGTCCGTGAATGACCTTAAGTTGGTTGGCTTGAAATCCCATGATTGTCATGTGTTAATGCAACAACTTTTGCCTGTGGCAATTCGCGGTACGTTGCCTGACAAGGTTCGGGTTGCAATTACTCACTTGTGTTTCCTTTTTAATGCTATATGTGTGAAAGTCATTGACCCTAAACAGTTGGATGATTTGGAAAATGAGGTTGTCGTTGTCCTTTGTCAAATGGAGATGTATttcccttcttccttttttgaCATAATGGTACACTTAGTtgttcatctggtcagagaaatacGGTTGTGTGGTCCTGTGTTTTTACGGTGGATGTATCCAGTTGAGTGCTACATGAAGGTGTTAAAGGGTTATACCAAAACCCAACACCGCCCAGAGGCATCAATAATGGAAAGATACGTTGTTGAAGAATGTATTGAGTTTTCCTTATAG